A window of the Gossypium hirsutum isolate 1008001.06 chromosome A03, Gossypium_hirsutum_v2.1, whole genome shotgun sequence genome harbors these coding sequences:
- the LOC107887903 gene encoding uncharacterized protein produces MSELSDYTCISVTQNNLQELKAIWDQWGNETKQSFYVLEPSIQLFYLWGVDLVPTVEEYTALLWCPRFQCDRIYSRAACVPTFGKKLMTITGMSEQWIMARIKEKGESKCIPWGALKDLIQTHPDEAKKVDIFALSLYGLMVFPRALGYVDEATTDLFHRLSKRVTSGPAILAETFRSLNAYWVVCWVFFEDYSSLKDIAASTRRVDIPEENWIALLQNLQSKDVKWRAPWMIPGEILYRCGSFDWVPLLGIRGAIGYASLLMLRQHGLRQFIPATYGLVQSEFMYRGADYKRKVSEISSAWNKTCRLKGVVISSTTTPEYVKWRGRRINDNIPKPSVEGAQRSIFK; encoded by the exons ATGTCAGAGCTGTCAGACTACACTTGTATcagtgtcacacagaataatctgCAGGAGCTTAAGGCGATTTGGGATCAATGGGGCAATGAGACCAAGCAATCATTCTACG TTTTGGAGCCTAGCATACAGTTGTTTTACCTTTGGGGGGTAGATTtagtgcctactgtggaggagtacacAGCCTTACTTTGGTGTCCTAGATTTCAGTGTGATAGGATTtattctcgagctgcttgtgtTCCAACCTTTGGTAAGAAGCTGATGACcattacggggatgagcgagcagtggatcATGGCTAGAATTAAGGAAAAGGGTGAGAGTAAGTGCATTCCGTGGGGAGCTTTGAAAGATCTGATCCAGACACATCCAGATGAGGCGAAGAAGGTAGACATTTTTGCCTTAAGCTTGTATGGACTAATGGTTTTCCCTAGGGCCTTGGGATATGTGGACGAGGCAACCACGGATCTCTTCCATCGACTTAGCAAACGGGTCACTTCTGGTCCTGCGATTTTGGCAGAAACATTCAGGTCCTTAAATGCGT ATTGGGTTGTTTGTTGGGTCTTCTTCGAGGATTACTCCTCGTTGAAGGACATAGCAGCTTCAACTAGGAGAGTTGACATTccagaagagaattggatagcgctACTTCAGAACCTTCAGTCAAAGGATGTTAAGTGGAGGGCTCCGTGGATGATTCCTGGTGAGATTCTTTACCGATGcggtagttttgattgggtccctttgTTGGGAATTcggggtgccattggttatgcctCTTTGCTTATGCTGAGGCAacatggattgagacagttcatACCGGCAACTTACGGTTTGGTTCAGAGTGAGTTCATGTATAGAGGAGCTGACTACAAGAGGAAGGTCAGTGAGATCTCTAGTGCTTGGAACAAGACTTGTCGATTAAAGGGAGTAGTTATTAGCTCTACTACGACTCCAGAGTACGTCAAGTGGAGAGgtagaaggattaatgataacatccctaagCCAAGCGTGGAAGGAGCTCAGAGGAGTATTTTCAAGTGA